The Bacilli bacterium genome contains a region encoding:
- a CDS encoding YmaF family protein, with protein sequence MDIPVTGFMMHSGDEGEGEHSHRLYITSWGGNPVHAHEFAGITSFDAGHSHEYAGMTDAAPSGVPHTHSYYTVTSLNDGHTHVIRGVTGPAVPVVGGGHIHYFHGVTTINGMTPHAHAYSGQTGNEILPG encoded by the coding sequence ATGGACATTCCTGTTACCGGTTTTATGATGCATTCCGGCGACGAAGGAGAGGGCGAACATTCGCACCGACTGTACATCACTTCATGGGGCGGAAATCCTGTACATGCGCATGAATTTGCCGGAATTACTTCGTTCGACGCCGGGCACAGCCACGAATACGCCGGCATGACGGATGCCGCGCCATCCGGGGTGCCGCATACGCACAGCTACTACACGGTCACGTCGCTGAACGACGGGCATACGCATGTGATCAGGGGCGTAACAGGCCCGGCTGTTCCGGTCGTGGGCGGCGGCCATATCCATTATTTCCACGGCGTCACGACGATTAACGGAATGACCCCCCATGCGCACGCATACAGCGGACAAACCGGCAATGAAATATTGCCCGGCTGA
- a CDS encoding phospholipase D-like domain-containing protein, producing MKRKKIVIPVILLAFVIGSAVYASGESRNISPESLEIRPGSIEWAFTNNGVRPEKKLIGMINATEKTLDVAIFALTNPGIVKAIKDAKKRGVAVRVITDKGQAETKTQAQALKLFLRAGIPVKINTHDGLMHLKMAISDENIVSTGSFNYTKAAANKNDEILMFLSDPEVARSFKLQFEKMWVDKQHFSDYRF from the coding sequence ATGAAGCGTAAAAAAATCGTTATCCCCGTCATTTTGCTGGCATTTGTTATCGGCAGCGCAGTTTATGCATCCGGAGAGAGTCGGAACATAAGTCCCGAATCCCTGGAAATTCGTCCGGGCAGTATTGAATGGGCCTTCACCAACAACGGCGTCCGCCCCGAGAAAAAATTGATCGGCATGATAAATGCAACGGAAAAGACGCTTGACGTCGCCATTTTCGCTTTGACCAATCCGGGAATTGTAAAGGCCATCAAAGACGCCAAAAAACGCGGCGTCGCCGTTCGGGTCATTACGGATAAAGGCCAGGCGGAAACCAAAACGCAAGCGCAAGCGCTGAAGCTCTTCCTGCGTGCCGGAATTCCCGTCAAAATCAATACGCATGATGGTTTGATGCATCTGAAAATGGCGATATCCGATGAAAACATCGTTTCAACCGGTTCGTTCAACTATACAAAAGCGGCGGCCAATAAAAACGACGAGATTTTAATGTTTTTGTCCGATCCCGAGGTTGCCCGTTCGTTTAAACTTCAATTTGAAAAAATGTGGGTTGACAAACAACATTTCAGCGACTATCGCTTTTAA
- a CDS encoding YolD-like family protein, which translates to MSKKLQKNGLFESSRMILPEHREAYISQQLHINKEIRPELDPDEIATFSRLIAESLETGLTIRLTLFAEYGKKTITGKASKIDRVAEKLKIIGDDGPCWVWLRDIIAVND; encoded by the coding sequence ATGAGCAAAAAGCTGCAGAAAAACGGCTTGTTCGAGTCTTCCCGCATGATCCTGCCGGAACATCGGGAAGCCTACATCAGCCAGCAGTTGCACATAAACAAAGAAATTCGCCCGGAGTTGGACCCGGACGAAATCGCGACGTTTTCGCGCCTGATCGCGGAGTCGCTGGAAACCGGGCTGACAATCAGATTGACACTGTTTGCGGAATACGGAAAGAAGACCATCACGGGAAAAGCGAGCAAAATCGACCGTGTCGCAGAAAAGCTGAAAATAATCGGGGACGATGGCCCATGTTGGGTTTGGCTGCGCGATATCATCGCTGTAAATGATTAG
- a CDS encoding DNA polymerase IV, whose protein sequence is MNKQERVIMLFDAQSFYASVEKAAHPQYRDKPVVVAGDPARRTGIVLAACPLAKKYGVTTAERLGEALKKCPELVVIRPSMSEYIKVSLQITEILRSYTDLVEPYSIDEQFADMTASLKLFGSAEAIAASVQAKIKNDTGIYVRAGISSNKVLSKMACDNFAKKNATGIFTLPPNDIATLLWPLPIQDMFMIGSRMARHLLRMHIRTIGDLAQKPLQTLTNRWGVNGEVIWRIANGMDSSPVSVHTYDAQKGIGQQMTLPRDYATLEEIETVILELSELVCQRSRAKGYAGWVVNVGCQGADFDRPFGFYRQRKIADPTNITDEVYPVACEIFRLHWNGLPIRKIAVALTELVEDREYQLLLFTDREKKRRLERATDAIKERFGNSAIMRAISLTAAGQARDRAQKIGGHYK, encoded by the coding sequence ATGAACAAGCAAGAGCGAGTCATCATGCTGTTTGACGCGCAATCTTTTTATGCCTCCGTGGAAAAAGCGGCCCACCCGCAATATCGCGACAAACCCGTCGTTGTCGCCGGAGACCCGGCGCGGCGAACGGGCATTGTGCTCGCCGCCTGCCCGCTCGCCAAAAAATACGGCGTCACCACGGCGGAACGGCTGGGCGAAGCGCTCAAGAAATGCCCGGAACTTGTCGTCATCCGGCCCAGCATGTCGGAATACATTAAAGTCTCCCTGCAAATCACGGAAATTTTGCGAAGTTACACCGATCTTGTAGAGCCCTACAGCATCGATGAACAATTTGCCGATATGACGGCCAGCCTGAAGCTGTTTGGCAGCGCGGAAGCGATCGCCGCAAGCGTTCAGGCCAAAATCAAAAACGACACCGGCATCTACGTAAGGGCCGGAATCAGTTCCAACAAGGTGCTGAGCAAAATGGCGTGCGACAACTTCGCGAAAAAAAATGCGACCGGCATTTTCACCCTGCCGCCAAACGACATCGCCACCTTGCTTTGGCCGCTGCCGATTCAAGACATGTTTATGATCGGCAGCAGAATGGCCCGCCATCTGCTGCGCATGCATATTCGCACCATCGGCGATTTGGCGCAAAAACCGCTGCAGACGCTGACCAACCGCTGGGGCGTGAACGGAGAAGTCATCTGGCGCATCGCAAACGGCATGGACTCGTCGCCGGTTTCCGTCCATACCTACGACGCGCAAAAAGGCATCGGCCAGCAAATGACGCTCCCGCGGGATTACGCCACGCTGGAAGAAATCGAGACCGTCATTCTGGAACTTTCCGAACTGGTCTGCCAACGTTCCCGAGCCAAAGGCTACGCCGGGTGGGTCGTCAATGTCGGCTGCCAGGGAGCTGATTTCGACCGTCCCTTCGGGTTTTACCGTCAGCGCAAAATCGCCGACCCCACGAATATTACGGATGAAGTGTATCCCGTGGCCTGCGAAATTTTCCGCCTCCATTGGAACGGTCTGCCCATCCGCAAAATTGCCGTCGCCCTGACGGAACTCGTCGAGGATCGCGAATATCAATTGCTTCTTTTTACGGACAGGGAAAAAAAGCGGCGGCTGGAGCGGGCAACCGACGCCATCAAAGAAAGATTCGGGAATTCCGCCATCATGCGCGCCATATCCTTAACGGCGGCAGGCCAGGCAAGAGACAGAGCGCAAAAAATTGGAGGGCACTATAAATGA
- a CDS encoding stalk domain-containing protein, with translation MKLKRLLVLIVVITVIGGISVFADDGFDTFKGKTVKIFVNDREASSNGLLVADKNGLTKSMVPVRDIADALQALVEYDEATQSINVYKPNVQMSVMYMAKDSVQFLGDVTRGQKLTMYILTWIDSVKTNLSALKVTVEDPYGGEIFSDVKEVNEQSDDHFWWGSKKMPVEFKYSGPYVVKLYMKDSNSDYTLVSQRIIKSVAKD, from the coding sequence ATGAAGCTTAAGCGCCTTTTGGTCCTTATCGTTGTAATTACGGTAATCGGCGGTATTTCGGTGTTTGCCGATGATGGTTTCGATACATTTAAAGGGAAAACGGTCAAGATTTTTGTGAACGACCGGGAGGCATCCTCCAACGGCTTGCTAGTTGCCGATAAGAACGGATTGACGAAATCGATGGTGCCGGTGCGCGATATTGCGGATGCGCTGCAGGCTCTTGTGGAATATGACGAAGCCACGCAGTCGATCAACGTGTACAAGCCGAATGTGCAAATGTCGGTCATGTATATGGCCAAGGATTCGGTGCAATTTCTGGGGGACGTAACGCGCGGACAGAAGCTGACCATGTATATTCTGACCTGGATAGACAGCGTCAAGACAAACTTGTCGGCGCTCAAGGTAACGGTGGAAGATCCGTACGGCGGTGAAATATTCAGCGACGTCAAGGAAGTAAACGAGCAATCCGACGACCATTTCTGGTGGGGCAGCAAAAAGATGCCGGTTGAATTCAAATATTCGGGCCCGTATGTGGTGAAACTCTACATGAAGGATAGCAACAGCGATTATACCCTGGTATCGCAGCGGATCATCAAGTCCGTAGCCAAAGATTGA
- a CDS encoding DUF1292 domain-containing protein: MGEHRHDDGSGHNHQHNHQHSHHHHDHDCDCDHDHDEEPVFVLTDEDGNEREMILVYTFELDERMYAVLLDKYDMEADGMIFRVEDDGEEAALVNIDDDDEWERVVKVYEEISQSE, encoded by the coding sequence ATGGGCGAACATCGGCACGACGACGGCTCCGGACACAATCATCAGCACAATCATCAGCATAGCCATCATCATCACGATCATGACTGCGATTGCGATCACGATCATGATGAAGAACCGGTTTTTGTGTTGACGGATGAAGACGGCAATGAACGGGAAATGATTCTGGTTTACACGTTTGAACTGGATGAGCGGATGTATGCTGTTTTGCTGGATAAATATGATATGGAAGCGGACGGCATGATTTTTCGCGTGGAAGATGACGGCGAAGAAGCCGCGCTTGTCAATATTGACGATGACGATGAATGGGAGAGAGTCGTCAAGGTGTACGAGGAAATATCGCAAAGCGAGTAG
- a CDS encoding DUF1885 family protein gives MSQSATIHFVEGSAVPSVSLDELKQQLMHYQEQLALTGNQLNWDYGEFAFPYTIETKPEAEGKWFYLKGKNDRYKNIIFGVGTKHDGETETNFVQVVLPDNSTHGDKAKGNELCKYLAKTWLAELHLFNGRIMYYNPRK, from the coding sequence TTGAGTCAAAGTGCAACCATCCATTTTGTTGAAGGCTCCGCCGTTCCATCCGTTTCGCTGGACGAATTGAAACAACAACTAATGCATTACCAAGAGCAACTCGCCTTGACGGGAAATCAGTTGAACTGGGATTACGGCGAATTTGCATTTCCTTACACCATCGAAACGAAACCGGAAGCGGAAGGCAAGTGGTTTTACTTAAAGGGGAAGAACGACCGGTATAAAAACATTATATTTGGCGTCGGCACCAAACATGATGGCGAGACGGAAACGAATTTTGTGCAAGTCGTGCTTCCCGACAATAGCACCCATGGGGACAAAGCAAAAGGCAACGAACTATGCAAATATTTGGCCAAAACCTGGCTTGCGGAATTGCATTTGTTTAACGGCAGAATCATGTACTACAATCCGCGGAAATAA
- a CDS encoding aminotransferase class I/II-fold pyridoxal phosphate-dependent enzyme: MDHTRTPLFSALKRHAEKNPLQFHIPGHKKGAGMEPEFREFIGDRALSIDLINIAPLDDLHRPSGVIKEAQELAADAFGADYTFFSVQGTSGAIMTMILSVCSPGDKIIVPRNAHKSVMAAIIFAGAKPVFVSPAMDRNLGIAHGITTGSVRRALEKHPDAKAVLVINPTYFGICANLKEIVETAHSYNVPVLVDEAHGAHIHFHEALPLSAMQAGADMAATSVHKLGGSLTQSSILNVKKGRINAEHVQSIISMLTTTSTSYILLASLDCARKNLALNGRKMAERAIQLAEYARSEINKMAGLYCFGKDILGGEATFDYDPTKLTVHVRKLGLTGYEVENLLREKYAIEVELSDMYNILCLITPGDDEQKIATLIAALRQLSETYANRGNAAEVVVKVPEIPHLSLSPRDAFYADTETIPFAASEGRIIAEFIYVYPPGIPILLPGEVISRDNIEYIREHAKVGLPVQGPEDKTLQHVKVIVESAAIF, translated from the coding sequence CGTTGTTTTCCGCACTCAAACGCCACGCGGAGAAAAATCCGCTGCAATTTCATATTCCCGGCCACAAAAAAGGAGCGGGAATGGAGCCGGAATTTCGGGAATTTATCGGGGACCGCGCGCTTTCCATCGATTTGATCAACATTGCGCCGTTGGACGATCTGCACCGCCCTTCAGGCGTTATCAAAGAAGCGCAGGAGCTCGCGGCAGACGCCTTTGGTGCAGATTATACATTTTTTTCCGTTCAAGGCACAAGCGGAGCGATCATGACGATGATTTTGTCCGTTTGTTCGCCGGGCGATAAAATCATTGTTCCCCGCAACGCCCATAAATCTGTCATGGCGGCGATTATTTTCGCCGGGGCGAAGCCGGTATTCGTCTCCCCGGCCATGGACCGCAATCTGGGGATTGCGCACGGCATCACCACCGGATCGGTCAGACGGGCGCTGGAAAAACATCCCGACGCCAAAGCGGTGCTGGTGATCAATCCTACTTATTTCGGGATTTGCGCGAATCTGAAAGAGATTGTGGAAACTGCGCACAGCTATAACGTCCCGGTTTTGGTGGACGAGGCTCACGGGGCCCACATCCATTTCCACGAGGCGCTGCCGCTATCCGCCATGCAAGCCGGCGCCGATATGGCCGCCACCAGCGTGCATAAACTGGGCGGCTCCTTGACGCAAAGCTCAATTCTGAACGTGAAAAAAGGCCGGATAAACGCTGAACATGTTCAATCCATTATCAGCATGCTGACAACAACATCCACGTCCTATATTTTGCTTGCTTCGTTGGATTGCGCACGCAAAAATTTGGCGCTAAACGGCCGGAAAATGGCCGAGCGGGCGATTCAATTGGCCGAATATGCCCGTAGCGAAATCAATAAAATGGCGGGTTTGTATTGCTTCGGCAAAGATATTCTCGGCGGCGAAGCCACCTTTGATTACGATCCGACCAAGTTGACCGTGCACGTGCGCAAGCTGGGGTTGACAGGCTATGAAGTGGAAAATCTGCTTCGGGAAAAATATGCGATTGAAGTCGAACTAAGCGATATGTACAACATCCTGTGCCTGATCACTCCGGGCGACGATGAACAAAAAATCGCTACGCTCATCGCGGCGCTGCGGCAATTGTCGGAAACATACGCGAATCGGGGAAACGCGGCGGAAGTGGTCGTCAAAGTGCCGGAAATCCCCCATTTGTCGTTGTCGCCGCGGGACGCTTTTTACGCCGATACGGAGACGATTCCGTTCGCCGCGTCCGAGGGCCGAATCATTGCGGAATTTATTTACGTTTACCCGCCCGGCATTCCGATTCTGTTGCCGGGGGAAGTGATCTCCCGCGACAATATCGAATATATCCGCGAGCATGCGAAAGTGGGGCTCCCCGTGCAGGGACCGGAAGATAAAACGCTGCAACATGTCAAAGTAATTGTGGAAAGCGCGGCCATTTTTTAA